The Trichoderma breve strain T069 chromosome 2, whole genome shotgun sequence DNA segment GGCAGAGGGGTGAATCAGGACGTTGCCACCGTGGACGTAGGACTCAGTAGGGGGGGTGAGCTCCTTGCTGCCCTTCTTGGTGAGAGAAGACAGGTACAGGCAGGTGCCGCTAAGGAAGTCCTTGGGCTGACCAACGTCCATCCAGAAGCCCTCGAGGTCGAAAGAGTGCAGCTGGTTGTCGGCAACCATGGCGGGGAAGGTCTCCTTCTCGATGGATGTGGGGCGAAGCTCAATGCGCTTCAGGACGgaggtgttgaagatgtACATGCCGGCGTTGATACGGTTGCCGACGAACTCGACGGGCTTCTCGACGAAGCGGTCGATGCGAGATGGGTGGTTGGGCTTGTGGACAACGACACCGTACTTGGAGGGCTCCTCCACCTTGGTGACCACAATGGTACCCTCATCGCCGTGGCTCTTGTGGTACTCGAGGAGCTCCTTGAAGGGATAGTCGCAGATGACGTCGGAgttgaggacgaagaagggGGAGTCGTCCTTGGCAAGAATGCCCTCAGCAAGCTTGAGGGGACCGCCAGTGTCGAGGGGCTCCGACTCGACAGAAAActcaatgttgatgttgtatttCGCCTCGTACTAATGATGGGGCGTACGCAATCAGCTTCATGCTCAACGTCATTGGAGGGGAAGCTCAGCTAGGGGGCAAAAGCTTGTTGGTGCAACAAAtaggcaaaaaaaaaaccaggCAAGGGTTGCAGTGAGGGGTCATGTGCAGGACTCACCTCAGCCAGGAACTTTTCCATAATCTCTGGGCGGTAGTTGACGGCGAGGACAATGTCGGTAACGCCAGCGGCGACGAGAGCCTCGATTTGGTGCACAATCATGGGCTTGTTGCAGAACTCAACGAGAGGCTTGGGGAGCGTCAGGGTCTAGATGGCGTCGCACAATGGTCAGTCTCTGGGGTGTGGTGAAGCTGTGGTTCTGGCGGTTCCCCCTCCATCCCTCCCCCCATTCGCGTTCAATGCGGTGGTGGGATGCAGGTCGGATCGCTGGCGTGGAACGTACGAGAGGGCGAAGGCGAGTGCCAAAGCCACCGACAAGAATAAGTCCTGCGCAGGGGAGAATGTTAGCCTTGCCATTGGATTGGAGATTGGAGCACCGGTTTGGATGGTGGTTGAGAGGCGCGTCATACCCTTCATGGTGAATGTCTGCGACGATGCTTGATGTGCAGGTTtaagaaaaagggggggtttAAAGAAGAGGAGTAAAGAAGTAAGGCAACTAGTATATTTTGGTAGTGAGCGTAGAGAAGAACGAGCGACAATGCAATGCTCGCAAAGCAGAGAATCAAAGTCGTCTCAAGAGGCAAAAGGTGAAAAGGCTGTGGTGTTTTTGCGGGAGGatgggagggaaaaggagagaggaaaTTGCCATCTATTTGGGCTGGGCTCAAGGTGTCCAGATGTCACGAAGCCAGTACACAGATTAGCACGGAGCTCCAAGTACTGCCGCTCCGGAGAAGCAATGCAATGCGTTCGTACCGACTAATTTCACGCGCTGGGCTTAGCGGCATCTCAACTCGTACAGGGCCCGGCGTCCCCTGAAAGCGCCTCAAGCCTCCCAGCAAATCACATCACCAATTGGCACGGCTAGGCCCCCGTTTCCTATTCCCATTCCCAGCCTATTGGCGTGACAGCTGCTGAGCTCTGCCTTACTAGCTGCTAGTTCAGAGTGCTGTAAATTATCGAATGGAACTGGACCACATAGAGATTGAACACGAAGCGTCAGGACGAGGCAGTGCGGGGGCCTGTGATCATTTGGTCCAGGGTCCCCCCAAAGACCCAAAGACTGCGCGGCCAATCAGCTCGACAGGCCTGAGCATGAAAAATTTCCCACGCGGCTTGGGAAAAGCTGGAGGCGAAATTTGGGCGGCCCGTGAACCTGCACAACACCCGTAAAGCTCCGTATCATCATGCAATCAGTTGTTTTTGATACTTCGTATAATACCGATACCTTTTCATCACGCTGCTCATCTAAAATTGTCTCGTGTCATCACTGCTTATAAGATGCATGTATAAGTTGTAGATAAACCAACAGATCGATGAGGTGACTGGCGTATAAGTGCCAACGATTAAGTGAGACATTTCGCATCTCTTGTCTCACATGAAAtctcatactcgtacagatTCTGCATACACAGAGCCCTGCAAACAATCACCTCAGGGCTGCAATCGTGCGCATGCAGCAATACGACCTCGTTCATAtcgcatcacatcacatcgtGTCCTGGCGATTCATGCCATGTAAATAATACCAGCTACAACCCGCATTCGGCGAAACCCCCATCACGCCAACATCCCAATAGTCTCAAACCCACCAACGAACGCAAACAGCCAAATGCAAACCATTGAAATCTATCGaattcattttttttttttttcttcttcttctcaatcGTCTGCTTTGACTCCCATCCAATATTCAATAATTCGTATGATCGCTCATTGCCCGCACCAGGAATAAACACGGACCCGTCAGCCCGGCGACTGCCTCATTCATTTCCATTCGTGGCGCCACTTAAACCGGCCGGTCAGCACCGTGATTTGCCCCCTATTTTATCTGGTCTGGTTGTTTTAAAGCACGCATCCATCCATCGTTCTCTCTCCTGACTTCGGGTTCGTGTTAATTACATCCGATTCAGCCCTGCAACGTTGTACGCATAATCTCATCGACTCAAATCCTCACATTATGACTCTCTATTGTTATTTCTCTTCCCATTAATTTCCTTAGGATGTAGTTAACACAGCTCTCATAAGCTCCAATATAAGCTCCATCCACTATATCACTCTACAATGAGtctacatacatacacagcCCCATCccatcgtatcgtatcgtaccgcatcacatcatcaaaagactccatcccatcccgctCATATTACTCGTGCAACACCCTTCGCTAATCTCACAGACCACAACACCTCGACCCGAAACAAGACACACCCAGGGGCAAAAACAAATATAAAACCAAAAGAAGAATCGCAAAACCCATCACATCCCGTGTTTCATCTCCCCTATCGACAAGGATCATAATTTCTCGCTCTCGTTATTTTGTATAACCCCCCATTCCATgtggagtttttttttccagcCTAGTTGAAGCCTTGCAAATCCTACAAAGACCCCCCTGGCCGCTAGATGAATTTAGGAtcgttttttctctctttgggTGGCTTCATCAACCGCATCCTAGACCTAGCCGTTTCTGTTCCTGGAGCTATCTTGTGCCACATTACGTATGTGTGGCTAACTAGGCCGGCTCAAATGGTCGACTCTTTTCTTGGGGAAGCTGGCGGCTGTAAATGCAGAGAATCTTCAACTCTTCATCTGGTAATTTAAGATTGAGCCGGATTTTAAAGCTAATCACCTTATATGATGATCGTCATTTGGAGACTGCCGGGTTTGTCTTGGCATAGACATGCATGCCATGATACACCATAAATCTCTCACCAAGTCATCTTGGTTTCACCACAAAGAGACAATCTCCAATAATGCCTTCTGCCACTTCTATTAGATGAATTGTGTATCGCCTTAGTAGCAGCCATGAATCTTGGTTCTCACTACAAAGAGAACATCTCCAATAACGCCTTCTGCAACAACTAACATCTTCCATCATTAGAGGAATTATGCATCGCCTTAGTAACAACCATAAATGGGCCAATGAAATATTGTCAATATTCACATATATTCACGATTCTCCAAATCTACATCACATCTTGCGTTGCGACACACCACCATCCAAGACAAAAATCTTAAAAAAATGAAACATAAtagtcatcatcttcatatCATCGTAACCGtaaactctttttttttctcttcttaaattttttttatattccAAACCTGCATTCGGATCCGTCATTGCTTCGTATCATCCAATCAATTCATCTCGTCCTTCTCTTCGTTTTTGCGTCTTGACGTCATAAAGGGAGAACATTCCGTCCTGCCAACATTCGCTCGTGAGAAAAGACCCCAAATTGCCTCAAAAATGGGGCAATTACAGCGGAAATCATAAAAATGAAGAGATATAatagaaaaacaaaaaggcaTTGCCCGCTTCGCTTGCTGCGAGACGCCTAAAAGGAAAGTCAAGGAGCCGTCCTTGCGAAAGGCACGACTGCCCCTGTGCAAAACGAGGTACTTTGTCTTATCGCAAGAAACATTCATAAACTCGAGGCAAGATGAAAAAACACTTGGCCTCTGTGGTGAGTGATCGCGGGCTTTCAATGCCCTGTAAGTAAAGGATGGACAGGTATGTCATCAAACAGTATCAAGAACCACCCAAGCCAAGCTGTTTAGCCTGTAAAAACCCGCTTCCGAGAGATAGTAATGAAGAAATGTACTTTTTGTTCCTTGCCAAACATCATCAGGCCAACAGATCCAGAAGATTGGCTCATCAATTGAGACGAGCGGCAAGGTGTTGAGGAGGTGAGCATCAATGTCATGAATGCAATGCGTCTAAAGTCTAAACACATTGccgagggaaaaaaacaaagtcAACATCTAGGTTGATAACAAAAGGACCAAACCGGGCATGCCGGCCGCCGAAAGAAATATGAGACGTGTCTAAAGGTCGTTTCGTGTCGTCATAAAAGTCGTTGCAACATTTGCATCCACAAGAATGCCACTTTATCGCCAAGTCTTTTTGTACGCGCTTTTTTCCgtacctttttcttcttctttttttggactCCTCGCTTGTTCaacccttcttttttgtttgtgaaaaggaaaaataataGCCGCCATGAAATGGATAAAGCAAGGTTGGCGCGATGGTGGTTATATCCTCAAAGGGACTGCCGTGAAGCCTTTCAACCACATGTATATGTGCGCCATTGGCTGCCTGTGAAGGTCCAAGCCAAAAACCAAGGGGGAAATATGGAAAACAATGCGGGTAAATCACCaccttaaaaaaaaactccgAATCCGTTCCAGGGATCAGCGTCTGGCTTATTCAAATGAAGCAGTGGAACTGCTGCTCGAGTGAGTGCCGGAGCGGCGGCCGTGACGTTCATTGCTGTCCCTGGACGATGTAGGGCGGCTCTTGCGTCGGGTATCAGCATTGGCTGGAAGTCCCTGGACAATACCGTTGCGAGCAAGCATGCCGCCGTTGACGGAAAAGTTGCGGCAAACCATGAACGCACGCATGGCAGCGTTTTCTTGAGCCAACAGGTCGGACTCGTATGCCAGGTCGGTCTGGTACTCGCGTCCGTTGACTAGGACAAGGCAAGTAAAGCCATTGGGGTCACGGTAACACTCGTACGAGGGGTCTGTCCATCCTCGGCGCCGGCAAAGGCCTATCAATTACACCCATCGGTTAGTCTTTCCGCCTCCTCAAAAGTTTTGAAAAAAGCcgacaagaaagagagacagaaaaaaaaatcacagCCATTAGCTGCCAAGGCAATGTAAGATGCGGCAGAAGACACAGATCACGGCAACTCGCCAGAAACATGCTGCTGTAGGAACCTCATTCGACCGGCTTCTTGCAGCCTGAAGGATCCCTGCATGAACCAGCGGTACgattgagcaagaagagggggGACAAGCCGCGGAAGGGTGTAATCATGTGCCTGCGTCAAACCAATTCACGGGATTGTAAACGGCGGTAAGAGTTCGATTGGGCGGCAGAAAGCAATTGAGAATTGCTCGCTCCCTCTCTCAATCAGCCCTCTGAGCTGCCAAGGTCGCCGTGGTGGCCGCGCGCAAGGCTCGATTTatttccccccctccccccaaatCTCATACGCCACCCCCACACGAGATTTCGGGGATGTCGGTAGCCATTGGGTTGAAGTAAACAAAGCACACGAGAGGTTCAATTGATCAACTTACTCTCCAGGTACTGCATGTAGAAGCCACCCATGATTGCGGTAGATATTCAATAGGTAgcggagaagaaaggaagagaggaatTGGGTTCAGGCAATGAAATTGTCCTGGTGTGggcaaaaaaataaaagtggAACAGAGTCCAGAAGCCGCTGCCGCAGATATGCGTGTGTGCGAGTTTGAGTTGAGAGGAATTGGAGTATGGCTGCGTGGTAACCTTTGAGAGAGCAAAGTCAAAAAAAGTTAAACCAAAGTTCAAGGTGTAACCGAGGCGGGATCCAGGGATGGTTGGAGAGAAGCTACAATCGAAGCCCCGGCGGGAACTGAGAGGGAGACGAAGGGATTAAGAAGAAATCGAAACAAGAAGCGCGGGCTTCggcggaggagaaggcggAAACGAAACAAGTTCAAGAAcagaagctggccaaatcCAAGGTGGAGCACGAGGACGGCCGAGACGGAGGCCAGGCGCACCGCTCcggtagcagcagcggcggtaGACAAGATCAAGCGGCGAGGGATGTATGCGCGCGCGTGTACCCCGTACGCGGGATGTGAGAATCTGCGCCTGgatgtgtgtatgtgtgtatgtacgagtatgtagGTCGTCCTAGTCGGAAGCTGGCATGGGGGCCACAAGGAGAACAGTcaagggggaggagagagatgtgCAATGAATGGCTTCGATGGGATGTGTAGCAAGCAGTATTCTGGGCATGCATATGTATGTGTCTGCCTG contains these protein-coding regions:
- a CDS encoding nucleotidyl transferase domain-containing protein; its protein translation is MKGLILVGGFGTRLRPLTLTLPKPLVEFCNKPMIVHQIEALVAAGVTDIVLAVNYRPEIMEKFLAEYEAKYNINIEFSVESEPLDTGGPLKLAEGILAKDDSPFFVLNSDVICDYPFKELLEYHKSHGDEGTIVVTKVEEPSKYGVVVHKPNHPSRIDRFVEKPVEFVGNRINAGMYIFNTSVLKRIELRPTSIEKETFPAMVADNQLHSFDLEGFWMDVGQPKDFLSGTCLYLSSLTKKGSKELTPPTESYVHGGNVLIHPSAKIGKNCRIGPNVTIGPDVVVGDGVRLQRCVLLSASKVKDHAWVKSTIVGWNSTVGRWARLENVTVLGDDVTIGDEIYVNGGSVLPHKSIKANVDVPAIIM